A window of the Citrus sinensis cultivar Valencia sweet orange chromosome 9, DVS_A1.0, whole genome shotgun sequence genome harbors these coding sequences:
- the LOC102617068 gene encoding galacturonokinase isoform X3 — MGEFSWPTEDQLKEMRNKVSEMSGRDAEEVRVVVSPYRICPLGAHIDHQGGTVSAMTINKGILLGFVPSGDTEVVLRSGQFDGEVRFSDSAKIKEECKWGNYARGALYALQSRGNILTEGIIGYICGSDNLDSSGLSSSAAVGIAYLLALESANDMNVTPLDNIEYDRLIENGYLGLRNGILDQSAILLSRYGCLMCMDCKSKEYEIIQPREPQNGGETEFKKSYKILLAFSGLRCALTNNPGYNCRVAECQEAAKFLLCASGKAEMEPRLCNVEEEVYEAHKSELEPIIAKRAQHYFTENRRAAKGLKAWKSGNLEDFGKLISASGLSSIHNYECGSEPLIQLNEILQRAPGVFGARFSGAGFRGCCLALVDADRAEEAASYVRREYFELQPELASQLNADSAVLICEPGDSARVI, encoded by the exons ATGGGTGAATTTTCTTGGCCTACCGAAGACCAG TTAAAAGAAATGAGGAATAAAGTTTCTGAGATGTCTGGGAGAGATGCTGAAGAGGTTCGAGTTGTTGTGTCTCCTTATCGTATCTGTCCACTGGGAGCTCATATTGATCATCAG GGAGGAACTGTTTCAGCTATGACAATAAACAAAGGAATACTTCTAGGATTTGTACCTTCTGGTGACACTGAG GTTGTGCTGCGGTCAGGCCAGTTTGATGGAGAAGTTAGGTTCAG TGATTCtgctaaaataaaagaagaatgcAAATGGGGAAATTATGCTAGAGGAGCCCTATATGCTCTACAGAGTAGAGGGAACATTCTTACCGAG GGCATTATTGGGTACATCTGTGGTTCCGATAATCTTGACAGTTCAGGCCTTAGCTCTTCTGCTGCG GTAGGAATTGCTTATCTTTTGGCTTTGGAAAGTGCAAATGATATGAATGTAACTCCTTTGGATAACATAGAATATGATCG GTTAATTGAAAATGGATATTTGGGTCTAAGGAATGGCATACTTGATCAGTCAGCTATATTACTTTCAAGATATGGTTGTCTAATGTGCATGGACTGCAAG TCTAAGGAATACGAAATTATACAACCTCGAGAACCTCAGAACGGTGGCGAAACTGAGTTTAAAAAGTCCTACAAAATATTATTGGCGTTTTCAGGCTTGAGGTGTGCCCTGACTAACAATCCCGGATATAATTGTCGAGTTGCAGAATGTCAAGAGGCAGCAAAATTTCTTCTATG TGCCTCTGGAAAAGCTGAAATGGAGCCTCGATTGTGCAATG TTGAAGAAGAGGTTTATGAAGCTCACAAG AGTGAACTGGAGCCCATTATAGCTAAAAGAGCACAGCATTATTTCACAGAGAACAGGCGGGCTGCAAAAG GACTTAAAGCTTGGAAATCAGGCAATTTAGAAGATTTTGGAAAACTCATTTCAGCCTCTGGTCTAAGTTCTATTCATAACTATGAATGTG GTTCTGAGCCATTGATACAACTGAATGAGATTCTCCAAAGGGCACCTGGAGTATTTGGAGCACGTTTTAGTGGCGCTGGATTTAGAGGATGCTGTCTTGCACTTGTAGATGCTGATCGTGCAGAAGAAGCTGCGTCATATGTCAGGAGAGAATATTTTGAGCTCCAGCCTGAGTTAGCTAGCCAGTTAAACGCAGATTCGGCTGTATTGATTTGTGAACCAGGTGACTCTGCTCGGGTAATCTGA
- the LOC102616487 gene encoding ABC transporter I family member 17, producing the protein MPSTCSLFRDEVREHLLTVPGEAEAEDDNQIQKPKFRVRELRKESDDGAPILKGVNMEIPKGVIMGIIGPSGSGKSTLLRALNRLWEPPSGTVFLDGRDITDLDVLSLRRKVGMLFQIPALFEGTVADNIRYGPQLRGKKLTENEVYKLLSLADLDSSFLSKTGAEISVGQAQRVALARTLANEPEVLLLDEPTSALDPISTQNIEDVLVKLKKKHGMTIVMVSHSIKQIQRIADVVCLLVNGEIVEVLKPDLLSEAKHPMALRFLQLSG; encoded by the exons ATGCCTTCAACTTGTTCACTCTTTCGAG ATGAAGTTCGTGAGCATCTATTGACGGTGCCGGGAGAAGCTGAAGCTGAAGATGATAATCAAATTCAGAAACCGAAGTTTCGGGTACGGGAGTTGAGAAAAGAATCGGATGATGGGGCTCCGATACTGAAGGGGGTCAATATGGAGATACCAAAGGGGGTGATCATGGGGATCATTGGGCCCAGTGGAAGCGGCAAATCAACCCTGTTGAGGGCGCTGAACCGTCTGTGGGAGCCACCCTCTGGTACGGTGTTCTTGGACGGCCGCGATATTACTGATCTCGACGTTCTCTCTCTTCGTCGTAAAGTTGGCATGCTCTTCCAGATTCCGGCTCTCTTCGAAG GCACAGTTGCTGATAATATTCGATATGGACCACAATTGAGGGGAAAGAAATTAACCGAGAATGAGGTTTACAAGTTGCTCTCACTTGCAGACCTCGACTCCTCTTTCCTTAGCAAAACGGGTGCCGAAATATCAGTTGGCCAAGCTCAAAGAGTTGCTCTAGCTCGAACACTGGCCAACGAACCAGAGGTTCTGCTTCTGGATGAGCCAACGAGTGCATTGGATCCAATATCGACACAGAACATAGAGGATGTGTTAGTTAAGCTGAAGAAGAAACATGGAATGACAATTGTCATGGTCTCTCACAGcatcaaacaaatccaaagGATCGCCGACGTCGTTTGCCTGCTAGTGAATGGTGAGATTGTGGAAGTTCTGAAACCTGATCTGCTCTCGGAAGCCAAGCATCCCATGGCACTAAGGTTTCTTCAACTCAGCGGTTAG
- the LOC102616774 gene encoding isoamylase 1, chloroplastic gives MELLQFTSSPLLHGSSNFINSPEFYKSKLSNLKKPPTTTFRCCNHPNKTSHFANSKAFENVTKNLVIRASKSAELETAVIEKPPSQRFQVSKGYPTPFGATLRDGGVNFSIFSSNAVSASLCLITLSDLQENKVTEEIALDSFANKTGDVWHVFLKGDFKDMLYGYKFDGKFSPQEGHYFDPTKIVLDPYAKAVISRAQFGVLGPDENCWPQMACLVPTPEDEFDWEGDLPLKYPQRDLIIYEVHVRGFTRHESSKTEHPGTYLGVVEKLDHLKDLGINCLELMPCHEFNELEYFSYNSVLGDYKVNFWGYSTINYFSPMISYSSAGIRNCGHDAINEFKLLVREAHKRGIEVVMDVVFNHTAEGNDKGPILSFRGVDNSVYYMLAPKGEFYNYSGCGNTFNCNHPVVRQFIVDCLRYWVTEMHVDGFRFDLASIMTRGSSLWDSVNVYGIPIEGDLLTTGTPLSSPPLIDLISNDPILRGVKLIAEAWDTGGLYQVGIFPHWGIWSEWNGKYRDIVRQFIKGTDGFAGAFAECLCGSPNLYQGGGRKPWNSINFVCAHDGFSLADLVSYNQKHNLANGEDNNDGETHNNSWNCGQEGEFANILVKKLRRRQMRNFFLCLMVSQGVPMISMGDEYGHTKGGNNNTYCHDNDINYFRWDKKEESKSDFFRFCCLLTKFRHECESLGLSDFPTADRLQWHGHAPGLPDWSDKSRFVAFTLIDSVKGKIYVAFNASHLPVIISLPERPGYRWEPLVDTSKPVPFDFLSSDLPAKEIAIKQYAPFLDANLYPMLSYSSIILLQLPDENA, from the exons ATGGAGTTGCTTCAATTCACTTCATCACCATTACTACACGGTTCTTCTAATTTCATCAACTCTCCAGAATTCTACAAGAGTAAGCTGAGTAATTTGAAGAAGCCGCCAACGACGACGTTTCGATGTTGCAATCATCCGAATAAGACTAGTCATTTTGCAAATTCAAAAGCGTTTGAGAATGTGACTAAGAATTTGGTGATCAGAGCGAGCAAAAGTGCTGAGTTGGAGACTGCGGTTATCGAGAAGCCTCCATCGCAGCGGTTTCAGGTTTCTAAAGGCTATCCGACGCCGTTTGGCGCTACTCTTCGCGACGGCGGTGTCAATTTCTCTATCTTCTCCAGCAATGCGGTTTCCGCTAGTCTTTGCTTGATTACTCTCTCGGATTTGCAagag AATAAGGTCACTGAAGAGATTGCTCTTGATTCTTTCGCTAATAAAACTGGAGATGTGTGGCATGTATTTCTCAAAGGAGACTTCAAAGATATGTTATATGGCTACAAATTCGACGGAAAGTTTTCTCCCCAAGAAGGACATTACTTTGACCCTACGAAGATAGTTCTGGATCCGTATGCAAAA gCAGTGATAAGCAGAGCACAATTTGGCGTTTTAGGGCCTGATGAAAATTGCTGGCCTCAAATGGCCTGCTTGGTGCCTACTCCTGAAGATGAG tttgaCTGGGAAGGAGATTTACCTCTGAAGTATCCACAGAGAGATCTTATAATATATGAAGTGCATGTTCGAGGATTCACAAGGCATGAATCAAGCAAGACTGAACACCCTGGTACATACCTAGGTGTTGTGGAGAAGCTTGATCACTTGAAG GACCTTGGAATCAACTGTTTAGAGTTAATGCCATGTCATGAATTCAATGAGCTGGAGTACTTCAGCTATAATTCAGTCTTGGGTGATTATAA GGTGAATTTTTGGGGATATTCAACCATCAATTACTTTTCTCCTATGATAAGTTATTCATCTGCTGGCATACGTAACTGTGGCCATGATGCAATAAATGAATTCAAGCTTCTTGTGAGGGAAGCACATAAACGAGGAATTGAG GTGGTCATGGATGTCGTTTTCAATCACACTGCTGAAGGGAATGACAAAGGGCCTATTTTGTCCTTTAGAGGTGTCGATAACAGTGTCTATTACATGTTAGCCCCCAAG GGAGAATTTTATAACTATTCAGGCTGTGGGAATACATTCAATTGCAACCATCCTGTTGTTCGTCAATTCATAGTTGATTGTTTGAG ATATTGGGTAACAGAAATGCACGTGGATGGATTTCGCTTTGATCTTGCTTCTATAATGACCAGGGGTAGCAG TCTCTGGGATTCAGTCAATGTATATGGGATCCCAATAGAAGGTGATTTGCTGACAACTGGCACCCCTCTCAGCAGCCCACCATTGATTGACTTGATAAGCAACGATCCAATCCTTCGCGGAGTCAag CTTATAGCAGAAGCGTGGGATACAGGTGGCCTATATCAAGTTGGCATATTTCCGCATTGGGGTATTTGGTCAGAATGGAATGGGAAG TATCGTGACATAGTGCGACAGTTTATAAAGGGTACTGATGGCTTTGCTGGTGCTTTTGCTGAGTGCCTATGTGGGAGTCCGAATTTATATCAG GGGGGAGGAAGGAAACCATGGAACAGTATCAACTTCGTATGTGCACATGATGGTTTTTCGTTGGCTGACCTAGTTAGCTATAACCAAAAACATAATTTGGCAAATGGGGAAGACAACAATGATGGAGAGACTCATAATAATAGCTGGAACTGTGGACAG gaGGGAGAGTTTGCAAATATTTTGGTGAAGAAGCTGAGAAGACGGCAAATGCGGAATTTCTTCCTTTGCCTCATGGTTTCCCAG GGTGTGCCAATGATTTCAATGGGTGATGAATATGGTCACACAAAAGGGGGGAACAACAACACATATTGCCATGATAATGAT ATCAACTATTTTCGGTGGGATAAAAAGGAAGAGTCCAAATCAGACTTCTTTAGATTTTGCTGCCTTTTGACCAAATTTCGCCA TGAATGCGAGTCACTTGGTTTAAGTGACTTCCCAACCGCAGACAGGTTGCAGTGGCATGGTCATGCTCCTGGGTTGCCAGACTGGTCTGACAAAAGCCGTTTTGTGGCTTTCACTCTG ATTGACTCTGTGAAGGGAAAAATCTATGTTGCCTTCAATGCCAGTCACTTGCCTGTGATTATTTCACTGCCAGAGCGGCCTGGATATAGATGGGAGCCCTTGGTAGACACCAGCAAGCCTGTACCATTCGACTTCCTCTCCAGTGACCTACCTGCAAAGGAGATAGCTATTAAACAGTATGCTCCCTTCCTTGACGCCAATCTGTATCCCATGCTTAGTTATTCCTCCATCATTTTGTTACAATTACCAGATGAAAATGCCTAG
- the LOC107175109 gene encoding RING-H2 finger protein ATL43, producing the protein MGVFEPPSQISVWVSFLIVILITPSLADNHDSRTTNNNSLCPPPFIQDKANANANKNFSPFKPSMAVVVGVLTTMFSMTFLLLLYAKHCKRGNSVVGYGTSHSALINPSSTNRKNSGIDRTVIESLPIFRFGALRGHKDGLECAVCLTRFEPTEVLRLLPKCKHAFHVECVDTWLDSHSTCPLCRYRVDPEDILLSFEKNIDSAESEAAPPEPNPNHPEFRRVSGRHSSAGEFGSCSQNPTSSRRSLDGAFSKKREQAESVAVGCFDRPRKDGLLLTDGLTADRKSSERRFEHRIIISAGAGAGGGFSRRWSDVQPSDLLYLRSEMLLSDSRRFASGSSRPSVKRQQQMLVPLALQHRTSSSTGIDGGGSANGSGVINSRSVSEITGLSRFSNSGESYSSRITMSNRNNHRQRHAGLVSRWLAWISSQSQSLPDVRSDRTTTDIV; encoded by the coding sequence ATGGGCGTTTTCGAGCCCCCATCACAAATCTCCGTCTGGGTTTCTTTCCTCATCGTCATCCTGATTACGCCTTCTCTCGCGGATAATCACGATTCGAGAACAACAAACAACAACTCATTATGCCCCCCTCCTTTCATTCAAGATAAAGCAAATGCAAATGCAAATAAGAATTTCTCACCATTTAAGCCGAGCATGGCAGTCGTAGTTGGTGTTTTAACCACCATGTTCTCTATGACTTTCCTTCTGTTACTCTACGCCAAGCACTGCAAGCGTGGAAACAGCGTCGTCGGTTACGGTACTAGTCACTCCGCTCTGATAAATCCATCCTCCACCAATCGCAAGAACTCAGGGATTGACCGTACGGTGATCGAGTCGTTACCGATATTCAGATTCGGTGCACTCAGGGGTCACAAGGACGGGCTCGAATGCGCTGTTTGCTTGACTAGGTTCGAGCCAACGGaagttttaagactcttgCCCAAATGCAAGCACGCCTTCCACGTGGAGTGTGTTGATACTTGGCTCGACAGTCACTCTACTTGCCCTCTTTGTCGATACCGAGTTGACCCTGAAGATATTCTTCTCAGCTTTGAAAAGAATATTGACTCCGCTGAGTCGGAGGCCGCGCCACCCGAGCCCAACCCGAACCACCCCGAGTTTCGACGAGTTTCCGGGAGGCACTCCTCAGCTGGGGAGTTCGGTTCGTGTTCTCAGAATCCGACGTCGTCTAGGAGGTCGCTTGATGGGGCTTTTTCCAAAAAGAGAGAGCAGGCAGAGTCCGTGGCCGTTGGATGCTTCGACCGTCCGAGAAAGGACGGGTTGTTGTTGACCGATGGATTGACGGCCGATAGGAAGAGCTCCGAGAGGAGATTTGAGCACCGGATAATTATTTCGGCAGGCGCCGGTGCCGGCGGTGGGTTCAGCCGTAGGTGGAGTGACGTACAGCCGTCGGATCTGCTGTATCTGCGGTCAGAGATGTTGCTCAGTGATAGCCGTAGATTTGCTTCGGGATCATCGCGGCCGTCAGTGAAAAGACAACAGCAAATGCTTGTACCGCTGGCGCTGCAGCATCGCACTAGCAGCAGCACTGGCATTGATGGTGGTGGGAGTGCGAATGGCAGCGGTGTAATAAATTCGAGAAGCGTGTCGGAAATCACGGGATTGAGCAGGTTTTCCAACAGCGGGGAGAGTTATAGCAGTAGAATTACTATGAGTAACAGAAATAATCATAGACAGCGACACGCAGGGCTTGTGTCGAGATGGTTGGCTTGGATTTCTTCTCAGTCGCAGTCGCTGCCAGATGTACGGTCCGATCGCACTACTACCGATATTGTCTAG
- the LOC102617068 gene encoding galacturonokinase isoform X1, with the protein MGEFSWPTEDQLKEMRNKVSEMSGRDAEEVRVVVSPYRICPLGAHIDHQGGTVSAMTINKGILLGFVPSGDTEVVLRSGQFDGEVRFRIDEIQQPTNSVKKHHAVYASDSAKIKEECKWGNYARGALYALQSRGNILTEGIIGYICGSDNLDSSGLSSSAAVGIAYLLALESANDMNVTPLDNIEYDRLIENGYLGLRNGILDQSAILLSRYGCLMCMDCKSKEYEIIQPREPQNGGETEFKKSYKILLAFSGLRCALTNNPGYNCRVAECQEAAKFLLCASGKAEMEPRLCNVEEEVYEAHKSELEPIIAKRAQHYFTENRRAAKGLKAWKSGNLEDFGKLISASGLSSIHNYECGSEPLIQLNEILQRAPGVFGARFSGAGFRGCCLALVDADRAEEAASYVRREYFELQPELASQLNADSAVLICEPGDSARVI; encoded by the exons ATGGGTGAATTTTCTTGGCCTACCGAAGACCAG TTAAAAGAAATGAGGAATAAAGTTTCTGAGATGTCTGGGAGAGATGCTGAAGAGGTTCGAGTTGTTGTGTCTCCTTATCGTATCTGTCCACTGGGAGCTCATATTGATCATCAG GGAGGAACTGTTTCAGCTATGACAATAAACAAAGGAATACTTCTAGGATTTGTACCTTCTGGTGACACTGAG GTTGTGCTGCGGTCAGGCCAGTTTGATGGAGAAGTTAGGTTCAG AATTGACGAAATTCAGCAACCAACAAATTCGGTTAAGAAACATCATGCTGTCTATGCAAGTGATTCtgctaaaataaaagaagaatgcAAATGGGGAAATTATGCTAGAGGAGCCCTATATGCTCTACAGAGTAGAGGGAACATTCTTACCGAG GGCATTATTGGGTACATCTGTGGTTCCGATAATCTTGACAGTTCAGGCCTTAGCTCTTCTGCTGCG GTAGGAATTGCTTATCTTTTGGCTTTGGAAAGTGCAAATGATATGAATGTAACTCCTTTGGATAACATAGAATATGATCG GTTAATTGAAAATGGATATTTGGGTCTAAGGAATGGCATACTTGATCAGTCAGCTATATTACTTTCAAGATATGGTTGTCTAATGTGCATGGACTGCAAG TCTAAGGAATACGAAATTATACAACCTCGAGAACCTCAGAACGGTGGCGAAACTGAGTTTAAAAAGTCCTACAAAATATTATTGGCGTTTTCAGGCTTGAGGTGTGCCCTGACTAACAATCCCGGATATAATTGTCGAGTTGCAGAATGTCAAGAGGCAGCAAAATTTCTTCTATG TGCCTCTGGAAAAGCTGAAATGGAGCCTCGATTGTGCAATG TTGAAGAAGAGGTTTATGAAGCTCACAAG AGTGAACTGGAGCCCATTATAGCTAAAAGAGCACAGCATTATTTCACAGAGAACAGGCGGGCTGCAAAAG GACTTAAAGCTTGGAAATCAGGCAATTTAGAAGATTTTGGAAAACTCATTTCAGCCTCTGGTCTAAGTTCTATTCATAACTATGAATGTG GTTCTGAGCCATTGATACAACTGAATGAGATTCTCCAAAGGGCACCTGGAGTATTTGGAGCACGTTTTAGTGGCGCTGGATTTAGAGGATGCTGTCTTGCACTTGTAGATGCTGATCGTGCAGAAGAAGCTGCGTCATATGTCAGGAGAGAATATTTTGAGCTCCAGCCTGAGTTAGCTAGCCAGTTAAACGCAGATTCGGCTGTATTGATTTGTGAACCAGGTGACTCTGCTCGGGTAATCTGA
- the LOC102617068 gene encoding galacturonokinase isoform X2 — protein MGGFKFLKEMRNKVSEMSGRDAEEVRVVVSPYRICPLGAHIDHQGGTVSAMTINKGILLGFVPSGDTEVVLRSGQFDGEVRFRIDEIQQPTNSVKKHHAVYASDSAKIKEECKWGNYARGALYALQSRGNILTEGIIGYICGSDNLDSSGLSSSAAVGIAYLLALESANDMNVTPLDNIEYDRLIENGYLGLRNGILDQSAILLSRYGCLMCMDCKSKEYEIIQPREPQNGGETEFKKSYKILLAFSGLRCALTNNPGYNCRVAECQEAAKFLLCASGKAEMEPRLCNVEEEVYEAHKSELEPIIAKRAQHYFTENRRAAKGLKAWKSGNLEDFGKLISASGLSSIHNYECGSEPLIQLNEILQRAPGVFGARFSGAGFRGCCLALVDADRAEEAASYVRREYFELQPELASQLNADSAVLICEPGDSARVI, from the exons ATGGGTggctttaaattt TTAAAAGAAATGAGGAATAAAGTTTCTGAGATGTCTGGGAGAGATGCTGAAGAGGTTCGAGTTGTTGTGTCTCCTTATCGTATCTGTCCACTGGGAGCTCATATTGATCATCAG GGAGGAACTGTTTCAGCTATGACAATAAACAAAGGAATACTTCTAGGATTTGTACCTTCTGGTGACACTGAG GTTGTGCTGCGGTCAGGCCAGTTTGATGGAGAAGTTAGGTTCAG AATTGACGAAATTCAGCAACCAACAAATTCGGTTAAGAAACATCATGCTGTCTATGCAAGTGATTCtgctaaaataaaagaagaatgcAAATGGGGAAATTATGCTAGAGGAGCCCTATATGCTCTACAGAGTAGAGGGAACATTCTTACCGAG GGCATTATTGGGTACATCTGTGGTTCCGATAATCTTGACAGTTCAGGCCTTAGCTCTTCTGCTGCG GTAGGAATTGCTTATCTTTTGGCTTTGGAAAGTGCAAATGATATGAATGTAACTCCTTTGGATAACATAGAATATGATCG GTTAATTGAAAATGGATATTTGGGTCTAAGGAATGGCATACTTGATCAGTCAGCTATATTACTTTCAAGATATGGTTGTCTAATGTGCATGGACTGCAAG TCTAAGGAATACGAAATTATACAACCTCGAGAACCTCAGAACGGTGGCGAAACTGAGTTTAAAAAGTCCTACAAAATATTATTGGCGTTTTCAGGCTTGAGGTGTGCCCTGACTAACAATCCCGGATATAATTGTCGAGTTGCAGAATGTCAAGAGGCAGCAAAATTTCTTCTATG TGCCTCTGGAAAAGCTGAAATGGAGCCTCGATTGTGCAATG TTGAAGAAGAGGTTTATGAAGCTCACAAG AGTGAACTGGAGCCCATTATAGCTAAAAGAGCACAGCATTATTTCACAGAGAACAGGCGGGCTGCAAAAG GACTTAAAGCTTGGAAATCAGGCAATTTAGAAGATTTTGGAAAACTCATTTCAGCCTCTGGTCTAAGTTCTATTCATAACTATGAATGTG GTTCTGAGCCATTGATACAACTGAATGAGATTCTCCAAAGGGCACCTGGAGTATTTGGAGCACGTTTTAGTGGCGCTGGATTTAGAGGATGCTGTCTTGCACTTGTAGATGCTGATCGTGCAGAAGAAGCTGCGTCATATGTCAGGAGAGAATATTTTGAGCTCCAGCCTGAGTTAGCTAGCCAGTTAAACGCAGATTCGGCTGTATTGATTTGTGAACCAGGTGACTCTGCTCGGGTAATCTGA